From the genome of Malus sylvestris chromosome 13, drMalSylv7.2, whole genome shotgun sequence:
CAATTATTTGTTAGTTTAAAACAagattcatcattatttttctcaattttctaAAAATGCAAGCAACAAATTGGATAAGAGAAACCAGAAGGGGGCCATTCGGTAATTCCATCCACCGGTCTACTCTCCCCCAAGAAAAGAAAGCCTCCCGTCTCTTCACCAAAGCTCCTTTTATAACCCCACCAATAAGCTCTTTCCCCAATAGAAGaatctcccctctctctctctctctctctctctctctctcccctccaaagttttaaaatttctggcTTTCACAAGTTCCCAACCATAGAAAAAGCAGAAACTTGCAGCAGCagaacaaaaacaactctttcttcttctgcaaAACAACCCCATGATTTTACCATTTTCCTCTCTCACCCCAAGCTCTTTACTCTCACAAGAGTGATGGATGTGAGCTCCACTTTCTCTCACACTTTCCACATTGCAGTAATCCTCACATTAAACCCACCACCCTTAAGCCCCTGATAATTCGATTAATTACacacacatcatttgatttttgtAAACTGATTGCATTAATATATGGCGAGTGGGAAACTCTacggttcttcttcttcttcttctgcggACATGAAAGTAACTTTTCGAAACGAAAAGCATCCTCGCTCTTCTGACGTTCTCGAGTCTCTCTGGATTCCCAatccttcctcttcttttcaTGGTAAATTTTTTATCTGCcttgcattttattttatgctATTTTATTTGTTGGGATTGTAGCCTTTCTGATTTCGTATTTCTTTTCTGAGAAATTGACTCGTGGGGTTTTCTTGGTTGACTTGATGGATTAATGTTAAAGCTTGAAACTTCCACACTTATCATCTGAATCAACGCACTAATTTGTCAAAAATCGAGTTTTTGTAGCAGAATTCTCCTACTATTCACCAAAGTTTAGCACTTTTTCTATTAAATGTTGCCAGTACTTGCTTAATTAACACGTAAAAGATTGGaagtttggagctttttggattTTTAGATAGAAAGCTTGAAGCTTTTTGCATGTTTAGATGGAAAGTTTGAAGCTTTTTGCAAGTGAAGTTTGAAGGATCAAAGTTTTTTGCTGACATGATGAATAGTTTCAGTCCGTCAACAAAATTGGAGGACTTTCATAATTTGGTTGCACCTTTTTACTATGCAGCCTCAAATTCAATggttaattttggaaatgtaaGTGGAGGGGATTCATTGGATAGGCCATTCTTCCAACctaaagaagaaaatgaggatGAGGATTATGACGGTAGCTACCTTCATCAGCCCGGAAAGAAAAGGCGGCTCACGGCGAATCAAGTTCAGTTTCTGGAGAAGAATTTTGAGTCAGAAAACAAGCTTGAACCGGAGAGGAAGGTGCAACTTGCTAAAGAACTTGGCTTGCAGCCTCGCCAGGTAGCAATCTGGTTTCAAAACCGGCGGGCGCGGTATAAGAACAAGCAGTTGGAAAAGGACTATGATTCATTGAAAGCTAGCTATGGTAAGCTCAAGGTTGATGCTGATAATCTCCTCAAGGAGAATGGAAGTTTGAAGAATGAGGTATAACAAACTCCTCAATTCAGTATGCATAGCCTTTTAATCACTCACATTCGG
Proteins encoded in this window:
- the LOC126597253 gene encoding homeobox-leucine zipper protein HAT5-like, which codes for MASGKLYGSSSSSSADMKVTFRNEKHPRSSDVLESLWIPNPSSSFHASNSMVNFGNVSGGDSLDRPFFQPKEENEDEDYDGSYLHQPGKKRRLTANQVQFLEKNFESENKLEPERKVQLAKELGLQPRQVAIWFQNRRARYKNKQLEKDYDSLKASYGKLKVDADNLLKENGSLKNEIDSIKDILLSREKGKPGKGNSDSQDAINTSDLEPRNAILNAGSENVTKVAMVVCKQEDASSAKSDVFDSDSPHCTENHSSLLEPADSSHVFEPADQSDFSQDEDDDLGKTLLPPPPPNLLKLEDCCYDDLPPPSSSNFGYIPLDDQDQQPFCFWPY